Proteins encoded together in one Calonectris borealis chromosome W, bCalBor7.hap1.2, whole genome shotgun sequence window:
- the LOC142074777 gene encoding centromere protein H-like isoform X2: protein MVFRAVARGTGYVSRRKQSPAALSRSARGMFEGAAMEPLQREPGAVAELPAEPEAKLDVLMLLRLREQMKQQLVEHSAAVHASQESYPDHAIEEKLIKSTTEDLEREEEKAKVSFQNKTLVLQRLILETMKHVIMLSTAILESQQQAREMEQKLNDIKRKRLLLKQAGRQKLLQIHTMMKKQKKELVSMEVDEMLEKICNKLQKEREMTT, encoded by the exons atggtgttccgggcggtggcacggggcacagggtatgtttccaggcGGAAGCAATCGCCGGCTGCGCTGTCGAGGAGCGCGCGCGGGATGTTTGAAGGCGCAGCCATGGAGCCGCTGCAGCGGGAGCCGGGCGCGGTGGCTGAGCTGCCGGCCGAGCCAGAGGCGAAGCTAGATGTCCTCATGCTGCTCCG CTTGAGGGAACAGATGAAGCAGCAGCTCGTGGAACACAGCGCCGCAGTTCATGCTA GTCAAGAAAGCTACCCTGATCATGCCATTGAAGAAAAGCTTATCAAGAG taccacAGAAGatttggaaagagaagaggagaaagcaaaagtCTCTTTCCAAAACAAGACATTAGTCTTGCAAAG ACTGATCTTGGAAACTATGAAACACGTAATAATGCTCAGCACTGCAATACTTGAATCTCAGCAG caagCACGTGAGATGGAACAGAAATTGAACgacattaaaaggaaaagactCT TACTAAAACAAGCTGGACGACAGAAACTACTGCAAATTCATACCAtgatgaaaaaacaaaagaaggaactAGTGAGTATGGAAGTGGATGAAATGCTAGAGAAGATatgtaataaattacaaaaagagagagagatgactACATGA